The Pseudomonas fluorescens genome includes a window with the following:
- a CDS encoding 3-hydroxyacyl-CoA dehydrogenase NAD-binding domain-containing protein has product MSESLMVSYEVEGVVAVITVNNPPVNALTPEMRGSIIDAVTHANADPAVAAIVLMGGGQNFIAGADIRQFGKARTITTSMSAAALDASAKPTVAAIHGYALGGGLEHALACHYRIALPTAKLGLPEVALGLIPGGGGTQRLPRLVGAAVATDLLVSSRHIHAPEALQIGLISQIVPGTQNQELRDAAVRYAKAVAHAQPQRVRDLALEPMDATTMDLLQAARREAAKKSPHNKAPQYAIDCIEAAFNLPFDEALEVESRLFSELEGSDVAKALRYAFFAEREAAKVPDAPPGFKPAGVTSAAVIGAGTMGAGIAICFADAGIVVKLLEASAEALDRGLQRIRDIYAVKVKRGRMTVQEMDACLQFVQPVSHYEEIGDCDVVVEAVFERIDLKKDVFTKLDAVMKPGALLLTNSSAIDINVMANMTGRPQSVAGAHFFAPANAMKLCEIVKGDQTSIETVVRAMKMGRDLKKVCAVSGTCDGFAANRSRAPLVTEMMLLLEEGARPEQIDRVMVEFGYPMGPFAVSDLSGLDVSYDTRKRRAAADPQYRKLHVPDRMVELGRKGQKNGAGWYRYEEGDRTPRHDEEVMRIIATVAHELGTPQRTFTDSEILKRLLFASINEACKILDEGKAYRASDIDVMWLYGFGFPRHRGGLLYWADTIGATEIHLQVQQWHEQYGRRWAPSPLLSKAANEGLSLRELKSVI; this is encoded by the coding sequence ATGAGCGAAAGCCTGATGGTCAGTTACGAAGTCGAAGGTGTTGTGGCCGTAATCACAGTCAACAATCCGCCCGTCAACGCCCTGACTCCCGAGATGAGAGGGAGCATCATTGACGCCGTTACCCATGCGAACGCCGACCCGGCTGTCGCGGCGATCGTGTTGATGGGGGGTGGCCAGAATTTCATCGCGGGTGCTGATATTCGACAGTTCGGCAAGGCGAGAACAATCACTACCAGCATGAGTGCTGCGGCACTCGACGCCAGCGCCAAGCCGACTGTCGCTGCTATTCATGGATATGCGCTGGGAGGCGGTCTCGAGCACGCCCTCGCTTGCCATTACCGGATTGCATTGCCCACAGCCAAGCTCGGATTGCCCGAGGTCGCTCTCGGGCTGATACCAGGAGGCGGCGGTACGCAGCGTTTACCAAGGCTGGTCGGGGCGGCCGTAGCCACCGATTTGCTCGTCTCCAGCCGCCATATCCATGCCCCCGAAGCATTGCAGATCGGGCTTATTTCCCAGATTGTTCCAGGAACACAAAACCAAGAGCTTCGTGACGCTGCCGTAAGGTATGCAAAAGCAGTGGCGCACGCTCAACCGCAGCGCGTACGCGATTTGGCGCTCGAACCGATGGATGCGACAACCATGGATTTGCTGCAAGCGGCACGCCGCGAAGCAGCCAAAAAGTCTCCTCACAACAAGGCGCCTCAGTACGCGATCGATTGTATCGAAGCAGCTTTCAACCTGCCGTTTGATGAGGCTCTAGAGGTTGAGAGCCGCTTGTTTTCTGAGCTGGAGGGTTCTGATGTTGCCAAGGCACTTCGCTACGCATTTTTTGCCGAGCGCGAGGCTGCCAAGGTTCCGGATGCGCCCCCGGGTTTCAAGCCTGCTGGTGTGACGTCCGCTGCTGTGATCGGCGCGGGAACGATGGGCGCCGGTATTGCCATTTGCTTCGCTGATGCAGGCATTGTGGTGAAACTCCTGGAAGCGAGTGCCGAAGCACTGGACAGGGGCCTGCAGCGCATACGTGACATCTACGCCGTAAAGGTCAAGCGCGGACGCATGACTGTGCAAGAAATGGATGCATGCCTTCAGTTTGTCCAGCCTGTCTCTCATTACGAAGAGATCGGCGACTGTGATGTCGTGGTTGAAGCGGTGTTTGAACGGATAGATCTGAAGAAGGATGTGTTCACCAAACTTGATGCGGTGATGAAGCCTGGCGCGCTGTTGCTAACGAACTCTTCCGCGATTGATATCAACGTCATGGCCAACATGACAGGCAGGCCTCAGAGCGTCGCCGGCGCTCATTTCTTCGCTCCCGCGAACGCGATGAAACTGTGCGAAATCGTGAAGGGTGATCAAACCTCGATCGAGACAGTTGTGCGGGCAATGAAGATGGGTCGCGATCTTAAAAAAGTCTGCGCGGTCTCCGGAACGTGCGATGGCTTCGCGGCAAATCGCAGTCGCGCGCCGCTGGTCACGGAAATGATGCTACTGCTTGAGGAGGGAGCACGCCCTGAGCAGATCGACAGGGTCATGGTTGAATTTGGCTATCCAATGGGACCGTTCGCAGTGAGCGATCTGTCCGGTCTCGATGTCAGCTATGACACGCGCAAGCGTCGCGCGGCAGCTGACCCTCAATACAGGAAGCTCCATGTCCCGGATCGGATGGTCGAGCTGGGCCGCAAGGGCCAGAAAAATGGGGCCGGGTGGTATCGCTATGAAGAAGGTGACCGCACACCTCGTCACGATGAAGAAGTGATGCGGATCATCGCGACCGTCGCCCATGAGCTTGGCACGCCTCAGCGTACCTTTACCGACAGTGAAATTCTCAAACGTCTGTTATTTGCCTCGATCAACGAGGCTTGCAAGATCCTGGATGAAGGTAAGGCATATCGAGCCAGTGACATTGATGTCATGTGGTTGTACGGCTTTGGATTTCCTCGCCATCGAGGAGGGCTGCTGTACTGGGCTGACACGATCGGGGCCACGGAAATCCATCTGCAAGTGCAGCAATGGCATGAGCAATACGGCAGGCGTTGGGCACCTAGTCCGCTGCTGTCGAAAGCGGCCAATGAAGGGCTGTCCCTGAGAGAGCTGAAATCAGTCATATGA
- a CDS encoding SDR family oxidoreductase: protein MDLKINGKVAVITAASAGLGKNIAHALAAEGVHVVLFARSADKLAALAQEITAKHGVRAVAIAGDMRVAADVKRLADTVNATFNGTDILVLNTGRAPNPLRATLDETEEERWQEAYQNQLWGTIQVAKEMVPQMLKKQWGRVIAITSASVKQPMPHHSLSTVFRAGVTAYMKHLANEVGSCGITVNCVAPALIDTSHRTGTAAYTPEQAEARRKLTPLGRMGEQDEVCGVVAFLASTQAGFITGSSISVDGGMIGSLL from the coding sequence ATGGACCTGAAGATCAACGGAAAAGTGGCAGTCATAACCGCCGCCAGCGCAGGTTTAGGCAAGAACATTGCTCACGCACTGGCGGCCGAGGGCGTTCACGTGGTGCTGTTTGCACGCTCGGCGGACAAACTGGCCGCCCTCGCCCAGGAAATAACGGCAAAGCACGGCGTGCGTGCAGTCGCCATTGCCGGCGACATGCGCGTCGCCGCTGACGTAAAGCGCCTCGCCGACACGGTGAACGCTACATTCAACGGCACCGACATCCTCGTCCTGAACACGGGACGAGCCCCCAATCCGCTGCGGGCGACGCTCGACGAAACTGAAGAGGAACGGTGGCAAGAGGCCTATCAAAATCAACTCTGGGGAACCATCCAGGTAGCCAAGGAAATGGTTCCTCAGATGCTCAAGAAGCAATGGGGTCGCGTCATCGCCATTACCTCGGCATCAGTAAAGCAACCCATGCCGCACCATAGCCTTTCAACCGTTTTTCGCGCCGGCGTTACCGCGTACATGAAACATCTCGCGAACGAAGTGGGCTCTTGCGGCATCACTGTCAATTGCGTAGCACCGGCGTTGATCGACACATCGCACCGCACCGGCACCGCCGCGTACACCCCGGAGCAGGCAGAGGCGCGCCGCAAACTTACGCCGCTCGGCCGCATGGGGGAGCAAGACGAGGTCTGTGGCGTGGTCGCGTTTCTCGCATCCACACAGGCGGGTTTCATCACTGGATCGAGCATCAGCGTTGATGGCGGCATGATCGGTTCATTGCTTTAG
- a CDS encoding CapA family protein — MTSNATILIGGDCGPTHGPKDGFPVEGYTELVLPTLASADMRFINCMRTYSDRTVRADHAPQVGQPVEMAAIFTNGRFDAVTLANNHSYDSGPDALVDTRDFFVSRGIQVTGAGRDLEEARCPAIIEHDGIKVGYMGYTSLGPAGSEAGPQKPGVSSIKVDTTYETRGPHQPVRIRTEPDSSDLANLIEDIKKLKGEVDVVILAFHSGVIRLPRVISDYQVTVAHAAIDAGADMVVCHAPHIPKAIEMYKGKAIFYSLGVFAMTKSFPAPSWNEPAWSHGAVRNHADLDPEYPFMPYGKACTLSLLAKAVATKNGIQKVSFLPMVMDARYRPEVLNHDDPRFHEVLSYLEWASEDMPHRFSVEGNEIIVSE, encoded by the coding sequence ATGACATCGAACGCCACCATATTGATCGGCGGGGACTGCGGACCCACGCATGGACCGAAAGACGGCTTCCCGGTGGAGGGATACACAGAGCTCGTCCTGCCGACCCTTGCCTCGGCCGATATGCGCTTCATCAACTGCATGCGCACCTACTCGGACCGCACCGTGCGCGCAGATCATGCCCCACAAGTCGGTCAGCCCGTTGAAATGGCTGCTATTTTCACCAATGGCAGGTTCGATGCGGTGACCCTGGCAAACAATCACAGCTACGACAGCGGCCCGGATGCCCTCGTGGATACCCGGGACTTCTTTGTCTCGCGCGGCATCCAGGTGACAGGCGCAGGTCGGGATCTGGAAGAAGCACGATGTCCAGCAATCATTGAACACGACGGGATCAAGGTCGGTTATATGGGCTATACCTCGCTCGGTCCTGCCGGCAGTGAGGCAGGCCCGCAAAAACCTGGCGTGTCCAGTATCAAGGTCGATACCACCTATGAAACACGTGGTCCCCACCAGCCCGTTCGCATTCGCACGGAACCCGATTCCAGCGACCTGGCGAACCTGATCGAGGACATCAAGAAGCTGAAAGGTGAGGTAGACGTCGTTATCCTGGCTTTTCATTCCGGCGTCATCCGGCTGCCACGCGTGATCTCCGATTACCAGGTGACCGTAGCCCATGCTGCCATTGATGCCGGTGCAGATATGGTGGTGTGTCACGCACCGCATATTCCCAAAGCGATCGAGATGTATAAGGGCAAAGCCATCTTCTACAGTCTCGGCGTGTTCGCAATGACCAAGTCGTTTCCCGCGCCTTCATGGAACGAACCCGCCTGGTCCCACGGTGCGGTTCGCAATCACGCGGACCTCGACCCCGAATACCCTTTCATGCCCTACGGCAAGGCCTGTACCTTGAGCTTGCTCGCCAAAGCAGTGGCGACCAAAAACGGTATACAAAAAGTTTCGTTCCTTCCGATGGTCATGGACGCACGGTATCGGCCTGAAGTGCTGAATCACGACGATCCTCGATTCCATGAAGTGCTTTCCTACCTGGAATGGGCCTCCGAAGACATGCCACATCGATTTAGCGTTGAAGGCAATGAAATCATCGTATCGGAGTAA
- a CDS encoding SDR family NAD(P)-dependent oxidoreductase has translation MAGSLDQTQGYTPAGRLAGKVAVVIGAGQSPGEGMGNGRAAAIRFAREGAHVLAVDRQIESAEETAAMIIQEGGSAAAFSADVTREHELALAMQMAKKRWGGLDVLHNNVGVSLAGGDADLMDITEDQFDNICRINLRGTVFACKHAVALMREQGGGVIVNVSSAAALGKYPYVTYKATKAGVIAFTEQLALQNAPYGIRANCILPGLISTPMAVEARIQAWNQTREQVSAERNAKVPLGRQGTAWDVANAALFLASDEANFITGISLAVDGGRLLNRI, from the coding sequence ATGGCAGGCTCACTGGATCAAACGCAGGGGTACACACCGGCAGGGCGGCTTGCCGGGAAAGTTGCTGTTGTTATTGGTGCTGGACAAAGCCCGGGCGAAGGCATGGGTAACGGTCGAGCGGCGGCCATTCGATTTGCACGTGAAGGGGCGCACGTTCTGGCCGTTGATCGGCAAATCGAGTCCGCTGAGGAAACTGCGGCGATGATCATTCAGGAGGGCGGTTCCGCTGCAGCATTTTCTGCGGATGTGACCCGGGAACATGAGTTGGCCCTTGCCATGCAGATGGCAAAAAAACGTTGGGGGGGCCTGGATGTCCTGCACAACAATGTGGGGGTCAGCCTCGCCGGTGGTGACGCCGACTTGATGGACATCACCGAAGATCAGTTCGATAACATTTGCCGTATCAATCTTCGCGGTACCGTCTTTGCCTGTAAGCACGCAGTAGCACTCATGCGCGAACAAGGGGGCGGGGTTATCGTCAATGTGTCATCCGCGGCGGCATTGGGTAAGTATCCCTACGTTACCTACAAGGCTACAAAAGCGGGTGTCATTGCTTTCACCGAGCAGTTGGCGCTTCAAAATGCTCCTTATGGGATCAGGGCAAACTGCATCCTGCCAGGCTTGATCTCGACGCCGATGGCGGTTGAGGCGCGTATTCAAGCGTGGAACCAGACGCGTGAGCAGGTCAGCGCGGAGCGCAACGCCAAAGTGCCGCTCGGCCGCCAGGGAACCGCTTGGGATGTTGCGAATGCGGCCCTGTTTCTTGCGTCCGATGAAGCCAATTTCATCACTGGTATCTCATTGGCGGTGGACGGCGGCCGGCTGCTCAATCGTATTTAA
- a CDS encoding lactonase family protein encodes MSSRAVLYSAVDDVITRYMIDVDSATLHRMESVTVASKVQYAWPHPSGGFLYVSTSDGGPRVESHHNHVSAYSLGPDGQLNTHGLPARLPYRAVHLCIDPLGRFIVNAHNFKRGSLTVHRINADRTIGSCQAQDPDTDFGVYPHQVMFYPSAKQVLVVDRGNNATTDKLEDPGALRSFRLTEEHLQMSDVVAPNHGYDFGPRHVDFHPTHPWLYAADERTNRLYMFRHDGDRIEAEPAFTRGTLRTPEHVRSRQLAGAIHVHPNGKFVYLVNRADATHSDQGHQVFSGGENNIAVYAINPETGEPTLVQHVDTRSFHVRTFACDPSGRLLVTASIKALATYDDEKGLAVTPATLSIFRIGDDGHLKYARSVDVETPGNQLQYWMGIVGLR; translated from the coding sequence ATGAGCAGCCGCGCCGTACTCTACAGCGCCGTAGATGATGTCATCACGCGCTATATGATTGACGTAGACAGCGCAACGCTCCACAGGATGGAAAGCGTCACTGTGGCCTCAAAGGTGCAATACGCATGGCCTCATCCATCCGGCGGCTTCCTGTATGTCTCAACAAGCGACGGTGGCCCGAGGGTGGAGTCCCATCACAATCACGTCAGCGCTTACTCGTTGGGACCTGACGGGCAACTCAACACTCACGGCTTACCTGCGCGACTTCCCTACCGAGCGGTACATTTGTGTATCGACCCCCTGGGACGATTTATCGTCAATGCCCACAATTTCAAGCGCGGCTCATTGACTGTGCACCGCATCAACGCAGACCGTACAATTGGCAGTTGCCAGGCTCAGGATCCGGACACCGACTTTGGGGTCTATCCGCACCAAGTCATGTTTTATCCATCCGCCAAACAAGTCCTGGTAGTTGACCGCGGCAATAACGCAACGACAGACAAGCTGGAAGATCCCGGGGCACTCCGTTCATTTCGGCTAACTGAAGAGCATCTCCAAATGAGCGATGTGGTTGCGCCGAATCATGGCTATGACTTCGGCCCGCGGCATGTCGACTTTCATCCGACGCATCCGTGGCTTTACGCAGCCGACGAGCGAACCAACCGTCTCTACATGTTCCGACATGACGGTGACCGGATCGAGGCCGAGCCAGCCTTCACGCGGGGAACGCTGCGAACCCCTGAGCACGTGCGCTCGCGACAACTCGCCGGTGCAATCCATGTTCATCCAAACGGGAAGTTTGTTTACCTGGTAAATCGCGCAGATGCGACGCACTCCGACCAGGGGCACCAAGTGTTCTCCGGAGGTGAAAACAACATAGCCGTCTACGCTATCAACCCTGAAACAGGCGAGCCCACACTCGTTCAGCATGTGGACACTCGTTCCTTTCACGTCCGAACATTTGCCTGTGATCCCAGTGGCCGTTTGCTCGTCACGGCGAGTATCAAGGCCTTGGCCACATACGATGATGAAAAAGGGCTGGCTGTAACGCCCGCGACACTGTCGATATTCCGGATAGGTGATGACGGGCATCTCAAGTACGCTCGAAGCGTCGATGTCGAGACGCCAGGAAATCAACTTCAGTACTGGATGGGTATTGTCGGGCTACGTTGA
- a CDS encoding thiolase domain-containing protein, with product MTIKGRAYIVGAYEHPLRKAPHHSVAQLHAEAAKGAIEDAGLSKDDIDGYFCAGDAPGGNVWSMANYLNLDKLRHVDSTDMGGCSYLAHIAHAAESIAAGRCNVALITLAGRPNSEGISGIQARVRGVNLPDAPFEMPYNPVTLNLYAMCAMRHMHEYGTTSEQLAWVKVAASHHAQHNPLAMLRKVVSVEDVLASPMISDPLRRLDSCVVSDGGGAVIVARPEIAKALNRPRVRILGCGESTKHQMGGRLDLSYTGAAWTGPRAFEEAGVTPADIQYASIYDSFTITVILQLEDLGFCKKGEGGKFVSDGNLISGIGKLPFNTDGGGLCNNHPANRGGITKIIEAVRQLRGEAHPKVQVPNCSLALATGIGGAIGHRHGAATVIMERE from the coding sequence ATGACAATAAAAGGCAGGGCATACATCGTCGGAGCGTATGAGCACCCCCTACGCAAGGCCCCCCACCATTCGGTGGCACAACTACATGCGGAGGCGGCGAAAGGGGCAATTGAAGACGCGGGATTAAGCAAAGATGACATCGACGGATATTTCTGCGCGGGCGATGCACCCGGCGGGAATGTATGGTCGATGGCCAACTACCTGAATCTGGACAAGCTGAGGCATGTCGATTCGACCGATATGGGAGGATGCTCTTATCTCGCCCATATCGCCCACGCTGCAGAATCAATAGCAGCGGGCAGATGCAACGTGGCTCTGATTACACTGGCTGGTCGCCCCAACTCTGAAGGTATCTCTGGGATACAGGCGCGCGTACGAGGAGTCAATCTACCGGACGCGCCATTCGAGATGCCCTATAACCCAGTCACGTTGAACCTCTATGCCATGTGTGCGATGCGCCACATGCATGAGTACGGCACAACCAGCGAGCAACTGGCGTGGGTCAAGGTCGCCGCCTCTCACCATGCGCAACACAACCCTCTGGCGATGTTGCGCAAAGTGGTCTCGGTCGAAGATGTATTGGCATCGCCGATGATTTCTGACCCGCTGCGGCGTCTCGATTCCTGCGTCGTGAGCGACGGCGGCGGCGCAGTTATCGTTGCCCGCCCGGAGATTGCGAAGGCCCTCAACAGACCACGGGTACGGATACTTGGCTGCGGTGAATCCACTAAACACCAGATGGGTGGACGCCTCGACTTGAGCTATACCGGAGCCGCGTGGACCGGCCCTCGAGCCTTCGAAGAGGCGGGTGTGACACCGGCCGACATCCAGTACGCCTCCATCTATGACAGCTTCACCATCACCGTCATCCTACAACTTGAAGACCTGGGATTCTGCAAAAAAGGCGAAGGCGGAAAATTCGTGTCGGACGGCAACCTTATTTCGGGCATCGGCAAGTTGCCGTTCAACACCGATGGCGGCGGCCTGTGCAATAACCATCCCGCCAATCGCGGCGGGATCACAAAAATAATCGAAGCCGTACGACAGCTTCGAGGCGAGGCTCATCCAAAGGTGCAAGTTCCCAACTGTTCGCTAGCCCTCGCCACCGGCATCGGCGGCGCGATAGGTCATCGGCACGGTGCAGCCACCGTCATCATGGAAAGGGAGTAA
- a CDS encoding Zn-ribbon domain-containing OB-fold protein: MSTPYTERPISDPILNPGDEPYFDAAAEGRLLLKSCNACHQPHHYPRALCPFCWSTNVEWITASGTGTIYTFSITRRGASAPYCIAYVRLDEGLMMLTNIVDVDLDSVRIGQRVRVAFKESESGMSVPMFTIDHSEA; the protein is encoded by the coding sequence ATGTCGACCCCCTACACAGAACGCCCCATCAGCGACCCCATCCTGAACCCCGGTGATGAACCCTATTTCGATGCTGCGGCCGAGGGGCGCCTGCTCTTGAAGAGCTGCAATGCCTGCCATCAACCGCATCATTATCCTCGTGCGTTGTGCCCGTTTTGCTGGAGCACCAATGTCGAATGGATCACCGCAAGCGGGACCGGGACAATCTACACCTTCAGCATCACAAGACGCGGCGCATCAGCACCGTACTGCATTGCCTATGTGCGCCTTGACGAGGGACTGATGATGCTTACGAATATTGTCGATGTTGATCTGGACAGTGTTCGCATCGGGCAGCGGGTCAGGGTCGCGTTTAAAGAATCAGAAAGCGGCATGTCCGTTCCCATGTTCACAATTGACCATTCGGAGGCTTGA
- a CDS encoding MFS transporter — MTKTKTTSSRRSLAAGAIGNFGEIYDFAVFGFSIPILSVHFFPGSDRTAALLSTFAVYAVAFVARPLGGLMFGYLADRLGRIRVMAMTVWLMALGTAIIGLLPTYATIGIAAPLLLLLCRIAQGLALGGETTGSTSYIVESAPENRRGYWLGFTLIFSHLPNAVVAGLVVALQLGAGDQAYSDWAWRIPFLLGGIIGVVGFWLRRNIDEPEEYKQARQASKASKIKKNPLIAAIRCGGLRGMLHVFMVQPVFSVGAYLLLGFMYTFLIEVGKLDSTSALISNAIAVIVLSALLPLGGLLSDRFGRKRVLTFGAAWIALSAYPAMYLAASGSFASAVAGQTLLAAGLGIYGAASFVAAAEFFPTSFRATGHAISYQTSVAMFGGTCPLIAAYLSQAFGSPLAPAFYVTLIAVLCLITTQFVPETRGVNLRTSVGNKTSNKASELPQPQKAMRQELST, encoded by the coding sequence ATGACGAAGACGAAAACGACCAGCTCTCGGCGATCGCTAGCCGCTGGCGCTATCGGGAACTTCGGTGAGATCTACGATTTCGCTGTATTCGGGTTCTCAATACCCATTTTATCCGTTCATTTTTTTCCCGGCTCAGATCGAACTGCCGCGCTTCTGAGCACGTTCGCAGTCTATGCAGTGGCCTTCGTAGCCCGCCCCCTGGGTGGCTTGATGTTTGGCTATCTGGCGGACCGCCTTGGCCGTATCAGGGTCATGGCGATGACCGTTTGGCTCATGGCACTAGGCACCGCGATCATCGGGCTGCTTCCGACCTATGCAACCATCGGGATCGCCGCACCGTTACTGCTGTTGCTCTGTCGAATCGCACAAGGCTTGGCACTGGGTGGCGAAACGACCGGCTCGACCAGCTACATCGTCGAGTCGGCACCGGAAAACCGCAGAGGATACTGGCTTGGCTTCACGCTGATTTTCTCTCACCTGCCCAACGCCGTCGTGGCCGGTTTGGTCGTCGCACTCCAGCTTGGAGCGGGGGATCAAGCGTATTCAGACTGGGCGTGGCGCATCCCTTTCCTTCTTGGAGGCATTATCGGAGTTGTCGGGTTCTGGTTGCGCCGCAACATCGATGAGCCTGAAGAGTACAAGCAAGCCCGCCAGGCCAGTAAAGCCAGCAAAATCAAGAAAAATCCGCTGATCGCGGCCATTCGCTGCGGTGGATTGAGGGGTATGTTGCACGTGTTCATGGTCCAACCGGTTTTTTCGGTAGGGGCTTACCTATTGCTCGGCTTTATGTACACCTTTCTAATTGAGGTCGGGAAGCTGGATTCCACCTCGGCTTTGATCTCAAACGCCATCGCCGTCATCGTACTTTCAGCCCTACTTCCGTTAGGAGGTTTATTGAGCGATCGGTTTGGCCGCAAGCGAGTACTGACATTTGGTGCGGCATGGATAGCGCTCTCGGCATATCCGGCCATGTACTTGGCTGCCTCGGGTTCCTTCGCTAGCGCTGTGGCCGGGCAAACACTCCTCGCTGCCGGATTGGGGATTTATGGGGCAGCCAGCTTTGTGGCCGCAGCGGAATTTTTCCCGACATCGTTCCGTGCAACCGGACACGCGATTTCCTATCAGACAAGTGTCGCGATGTTCGGCGGAACGTGCCCATTGATCGCTGCGTACCTGTCCCAGGCGTTTGGCTCCCCGCTGGCGCCGGCCTTTTACGTCACGTTGATTGCCGTGCTCTGTCTGATCACAACTCAGTTTGTTCCTGAGACTCGTGGAGTAAACCTGCGCACCTCGGTGGGCAACAAGACAAGCAACAAGGCGAGTGAATTGCCGCAGCCCCAGAAAGCAATGCGGCAAGAGCTTTCTACATAA
- a CDS encoding NAD(P)-dependent oxidoreductase — protein sequence MKIGYIGLGALGSQLARRFLSHSLCVWDINTAAVDTFKKLGADVAPTAADLARRCDVIFLCLPRSSDVRSALFGPNGLAAGLVPGTLIIDQTSGIPGETRRMAEELAERGIDMMDAAVSASPLVVAEGKATLMVAGPDTVYERALPVLQVITQTIYRCGERVGDGQAMKMVNNAMNAGCRLGTLEVVAMGKKAGLSLPLMADVLNRNKARNQTTDRMLPALAQGKPSTNFALALMLKDVDQAVALGMSRDVPMPLTALVRALLQIGTNTLGPIAQLEDMVGLIESMAATKLYDGDAVKLTTDGAPQACPEGDAIELVTGAIASLCSAITYECTAAGLRYGLALEDMAQVLEKTSGWSESSRSIYTQLLSSHALDNTALSSEKTILKAACLRGNDLGAPMLIANAARSLFEQADHQISDPVPIKDLSTFYSSISAVQFKPSSNCN from the coding sequence ATGAAAATCGGATACATCGGGCTCGGCGCCCTCGGCAGTCAACTCGCTCGTCGATTCCTGTCTCACTCGTTATGCGTGTGGGATATCAACACGGCTGCCGTCGACACGTTCAAGAAACTGGGCGCCGATGTCGCGCCTACGGCGGCCGACCTGGCTCGCCGGTGTGACGTCATCTTCCTGTGCCTGCCACGCAGTTCGGACGTCAGGTCTGCGCTGTTCGGTCCAAACGGCCTCGCGGCCGGATTGGTGCCGGGGACGCTGATCATTGATCAAACAAGTGGTATCCCGGGCGAGACCAGACGTATGGCCGAAGAACTGGCCGAACGCGGTATCGACATGATGGATGCTGCGGTGTCTGCCAGCCCCCTGGTCGTTGCCGAAGGCAAAGCCACCCTGATGGTTGCGGGCCCGGATACGGTTTACGAGCGCGCCCTCCCCGTTTTACAAGTTATCACCCAAACGATTTATCGTTGTGGCGAAAGGGTCGGCGACGGTCAAGCCATGAAAATGGTCAACAACGCCATGAATGCTGGCTGCCGACTCGGGACCCTTGAAGTCGTGGCCATGGGCAAAAAAGCCGGCCTGTCACTGCCCCTGATGGCGGACGTGTTGAACCGCAACAAAGCGCGAAATCAAACCACGGATAGAATGCTACCCGCGCTTGCCCAGGGAAAACCCTCCACCAATTTCGCCCTCGCATTGATGCTCAAAGACGTCGATCAAGCCGTCGCGCTGGGAATGTCCAGGGATGTCCCAATGCCGCTAACCGCTCTGGTCAGGGCATTGTTGCAAATCGGAACCAACACCCTGGGGCCAATTGCGCAGCTCGAAGACATGGTCGGGCTCATCGAAAGCATGGCGGCGACAAAACTGTACGACGGCGACGCCGTGAAGCTGACCACGGATGGCGCCCCTCAAGCGTGCCCTGAAGGTGACGCCATCGAGTTGGTAACAGGTGCGATCGCATCGCTATGCAGCGCGATTACTTATGAATGCACGGCGGCAGGCCTGCGATATGGGTTGGCATTGGAAGACATGGCACAGGTCCTGGAAAAGACATCGGGATGGAGTGAATCCTCTCGCTCTATTTATACCCAATTGTTATCCAGTCACGCCCTGGACAACACGGCACTCTCGAGCGAAAAAACCATCCTCAAAGCGGCCTGTTTGCGCGGCAATGATCTTGGAGCTCCCATGTTGATCGCCAATGCTGCACGAAGCCTCTTCGAGCAAGCGGATCATCAGATCAGCGATCCAGTCCCGATAAAAGACTTGAGCACGTTCTACAGCTCTATTTCCGCGGTTCAGTTCAAGCCCTCCTCCAACTGCAATTGA